Within the Papaver somniferum cultivar HN1 unplaced genomic scaffold, ASM357369v1 unplaced-scaffold_22, whole genome shotgun sequence genome, the region ATTTATTTGTCTTCTTTGAGCTAAGTTCAGTGTAAAATTATTCATGTACAAGGAGATGGGAACAAAATATCATTGTCCAGTCCATATAAGTGTGAGTTGACTGTTCCATGTGATGATAATTTAATTTTTCTGATGTGATTTTCAGTATGGTAGGAGTATTTTTCATCAGATAGAGTGGAAGGAAACAAGTCACGTACGTTAATTTAGACCCACTCGTTAGAATTGCATGAACCTAAATGGAAACAGTTGAATGTTACTATTAAAGTAGCTAGATAAAATTTCATGCATTTATACATTTTTATCGTTATTATGAAGTGATGcagaaggatttttaaatatcTTGAACAGTCTCTCCTTATTCTAGTTACCCAGCTAAAAGGAAGTTCTATAAATAGACTTGCATTGCATGTTAAGGATACAATACAAGCAAGTACCCTCATACAATTCATCCATCATCTATCTAATTAAGCTATCCTCTCTTTAATTAACTGGTAATCGCTCAGCCTCAGATAATCAGAAATGGCTAAGAGTATTTGCTTTCTTGTTATGATACTGATGATAGCATCAATGGTTGTTGACGCTGTAAGTATACTTAATCTCCCTATAATAGTACTCGTGCTaaaaaatatatttgagaaaACGTAGttgtaataattaaaacaaaaagaCATTTCCCCATAATAAATGGTGGTAGAATATAGTTCCTGAAAAACAAGGGAAGTAGGAAAGTTTTCTGAGAAGTCGTTCAAAAAATGACAGGCACAAATGATCGGCCTACTGTAATTCAGCAGATAATGTTTTGCATCTACCCGGTGGccagtttttcattttttttattttaattctgATATATGAAAATTGGCATATATCTATATTCTTACGGAAATGTTTATTAATCTATACAGAGGCATTTGTTAGCTAACACTGGTGGCCTTGGGGATACCACTGGTGCCTTGCTCGGAAATACCAACCCAGGTGGCTTGTTCGGGAACAGCAACACCGGTGGCACTAATTTGCTCGGAGACAGCAACACAGGTGGTGTAAACGTACTTGGAGGCAGCAATACAAAGGGGGTGAATGTGCTGGGTAACAGCAACACTGGAGGCTTAAGTCTGCTCGGAGATAGCAACACAGGTGGCGTAGCTGCACTCGGTAACAGCAACACAGGTGGTGTAAGTGGGCTTGTGAATAGCAACACCGGTGGCCTAAATTTGCCTGCAGTAGGTGGCATAACTGTGCCCCATGTGTAAATGTTCTCGGACGCAAAAGCGTGCGCATAGGTAGGGGAATTAACACTCTTTCCGTTACTGTGGAGTCGTAAGGAAGAActagaaaaaactaagaaaaaaatggTTCCTAAGAGAGAACAATTCCTTATGAACAACCTCTATAATTAAGCTATTTCTAGTTTTTTGTCTATATATAAATGTCATTTGCGAATAAATTATCATGTTAGATAACATGATTTGTAGTATTAACGGTCGAGAAATGTTTGTTTCAATGAAGGATTGTTTTTCAATATAACATGAAAAGATTtccttttgatttcatttttatttatgtGGTGTTTTTCAATTTCTAGTCCATTGaatctaggggtgtaaattcgggcaggccgggccgtccgacccaaaaactaagacaggacgagcaggccaggcttaatatttgtgagcccgtaaacaaattcaggccggacaggccgcgcacaagtagataatttgctacccaaagaccgcgcaaagcccgctttttatacgggcaggccagatcgggccggacatgcacctattttgatttttttttttttaagtttaaattctcaaatgaacggtattaaatacaatatcctttcctttccaacatcgcatatcataagtgatagtattattttatatttaaattacactgacaaatatttaattttagcctataataaataattaattagactacaataaactttctaataagaaaatatattaccattaatgttttgaaaaggttaattataagtaaaaaaccaattatatattttatttttcttgacacaaaattgacaattataaaattgtaacttttaagtcttttaagaggatattaaatgattaatggcacatagaaggctttcaggccgggcaccaggccgggtatcaggccggacATCATAATTTGAATCTCTTAAAGTTCCAATTGTTCGTAACTTTGAATAAAAATTGGAAAAAGCACACTAGAAAATACATATGTTTTGAATTATGAATCAGATTTATAATActcttcctttaaaaaaaatagGCTAAAATAAAAGAGTGATaagatctctttttttttgtttaatatggAAGTAGTATACAGAAAAATCTTCCTCGGCAAATATAATATGTGAAAATTGTACGAGAAACCtatactttcttcttctttttttaaaatGGAGAGTATGTAAAAAGCTTTTTCCTCGGCAAATATAATATATGAAAAATGTATGAGAG harbors:
- the LOC113340512 gene encoding protein rtoA-like, which gives rise to MAKSICFLVMILMIASMVVDARHLLANTGGLGDTTGALLGNTNPGGLFGNSNTGGTNLLGDSNTGGVNVLGGSNTKGVNVLGNSNTGGLSLLGDSNTGGVAALGNSNTGGVSGLVNSNTGGLNLPAVGGITVPHV